The following nucleotide sequence is from Deltaproteobacteria bacterium.
GGCATTGCCTCCCAGCGGCAGTGGGAGGCCCGTCTGATCAAACCACCAGACGCCGAGGTCGAGGACGAGACGCAATCCCATTTTTTGATACTGAAGCTGTCCTTCGTGGATAATCAGGCCGGCAGAGACCTTTCCCGACTTGACATAATCCAGAATGGCATCGAACGGGACGACGACATGCTCAAAATCGGGTTCGACCAGTTTGAGCGTGAGGAAGGCGGTGGTCAGCGTCCCCGGAACAGCGATTTTTTTGTTTTTTAATTGACCGATTTCCATCGGTCCGCGGCTAATGACCATCGGCCCATATTTTTCCCCCATGCTGGCGCCGCTATCGAGGAGGGCATATTTTCCGGAAAGATAAGCATAGGCATGGATGGAGACGGCGGAGATCTCGTAGGTCCCTTTGAGCGCCTCGCGGTTTAACGTTTCGATGTCCTTTAACACATGGATAAACTCGAGTCCCTCAGTGTCGATCTTGTTTTGCGCCAGGGCATAGAACATGAAGGCGTCGTCGGAGTCGGGGCTGTGGGCGATGTGGATGGACATTTTTACTTGGGGCCCTTTCGGCCCGTTTGTTGCTATTCGCATCATGGATTTCGGGCCTCAAATGGCCCCAAACCCCGCACCTCGCCCCGGCAAAGCCGGATGCTCGGCTTATTGGGTAGGGCTTAACAGATGCCTTGCGGGGGGGCAACTTTTTTCAATTTTTTGCCTTGCCCCCTCCCAAAGGGTGTTCTATCGTTTTTTAAATGGAAAAATTGCGCTATATTGCCGTCGAAGGGCCTATTGGCGTGGGGAAAACCTCGCTCGCCACGATGCTGGCGGAGGATTTCAAGGCCCGTCTGGTGCTGGAGGCCCCCGAAAACAACCCCTTCCTTTCCTCATTCTATGAAAATCCGGAGCGCCACGCCTTTCAGGCGCAGGTTTTTTTCCTCCTTTCGCGTTACCGCCAGCAGGTGGAATTGAAACAGCAGGACCTTTTCAATCAGGTGACCGTCTGCGACTATATTTTCGCCAAAGATCAGATCTTCGCCTCCCTCAATCTCTCGCCGGAAGAGATGGACCTCTACAATAACGTGTATCAATTGCTGGACGCCCGCCTCCCCAAGCCCGATCTGGTGATTTTTCTCCAGGCCAGCGCCGATGTCCTGTTAAGCCGCGTCAAAAAACGGAAGGTTTTATACGAGAAGGGATTAAGGGCCGAGTACCTCGAGGCGGTCTCGCAGGCCTACAGC
It contains:
- a CDS encoding ABC transporter substrate-binding protein; this encodes MSIHIAHSPDSDDAFMFYALAQNKIDTEGLEFIHVLKDIETLNREALKGTYEISAVSIHAYAYLSGKYALLDSGASMGEKYGPMVISRGPMEIGQLKNKKIAVPGTLTTAFLTLKLVEPDFEHVVVPFDAILDYVKSGKVSAGLIIHEGQLQYQKMGLRLVLDLGVWWFDQTGLPLPLGGNAVRRDLGADLMKKLARLQKASIAYGLAHREEALAHALTYARGLDTKTADQFVGMYVNRRTLDYGPDGKEAVKKLLDLAYRKKIIPKPVEVEFVSSE
- a CDS encoding deoxynucleoside kinase, whose amino-acid sequence is MEKLRYIAVEGPIGVGKTSLATMLAEDFKARLVLEAPENNPFLSSFYENPERHAFQAQVFFLLSRYRQQVELKQQDLFNQVTVCDYIFAKDQIFASLNLSPEEMDLYNNVYQLLDARLPKPDLVIFLQASADVLLSRVKKRKVLYEKGLRAEYLEAVSQAYSQFFFKYSDAPLLVVNTSGLDFVKNPKDYETLKKELYHMVKGGKEKHYVTIDSR